A region from the Aegilops tauschii subsp. strangulata cultivar AL8/78 chromosome 5, Aet v6.0, whole genome shotgun sequence genome encodes:
- the LOC109746516 gene encoding putative F-box only protein 9 isoform X2 gives MAMQPTKKKRVASLPQDIIELVLVRLPVSNLLRCRVVCKQWDGIIRDPQFTMAHLRHAQPRPLLFFQRGETYGKSFPSEAVLFDEAWLPSTRGVPVIEPDDFMCASCNGLVCLYSDKSTIKIANLATGESMHLAKPVKYKHSMDDHSSFYSFGFSPATNEYKVLHFLPGEERHHVGGSFSVIQVYTLGDEKWRDVRTEQALSLFCVKQTGVVNADGAMYWLTKDEESSWRRAVVSFDLRDERQKLIRLPEVIFADPAFGNPLYRITEIDSKVSVAAVQARRDSGLAGRLHVWTLDNKVKQSWILKHSIELSALYILRPHFIYGDKIAMHSGNDGIYCHELTSQKFTIDVTKLAKLLDFSPRWIGHMQSYMYVKSLVRLDAYKKAGIVCTPRRKEGWRLKKWEAWEHERSEVEELWRAGHGIQQRMHELARMMGVAISLNLPAPPDQQDSPLRRLNWVEQRRVANMLKSHLEGLDAPWAVIAQAADAACGEKKKMTLAADHAKRKGEESEAGPSRPKRKRKPSSRFDSSTWTT, from the exons ATGGCAATGCAGCCAACAAAGAAGAAACGCGTGGCCAGCTTGCCGCAAGATATCATCGAACTGGTACTTGTGAGGCTTCCGGTGAGCAATCTGCTGCGGTGCCGTGTTGTCTGCAAGCAGTGGGATGGCATCATCCGGGATCCGCAGTTCACCATGGCACACCTCAGGCACGCGCAGCCTCGCCCCCTTTTATTTTTCCAACGAGGCGAGACTTATGGCAAGTCCTTCCCTAGCGAAGCGGTCCTCTTTGATGAGGCCTGGTTGCCGTCGACACGGGGTGTGCCGGTGATTGAGCCTGATGATTTCATGTGTGCTTCGTGCAATGGTCTTGTTTGCTTGTACTCGGATAAATCAACCATCAAGATAGCCAACCTCGCCACCGGTGAAAGTATGCACCTCGCCAAACCCGTCAAGTACAAGCACTCCATGGATGATCACTCTTCGTTCTACAGCTTTGGTTTCAGCCCAGCTACAAATGAATACAAGGTCTTGCACTTTCTTCCGGGCGAGGAGCGCCACCATGTTGGTGGTTCCTTCAGTGTCATTCAAGTTTACACACTGGGCGATGAGAAGTGGAGGGACGTCAGAACTGAACAAGCTCTGAGCTTGTTCTGTGTGAAACAAACTGGGGTCGTCAACGCTGATGGAGCAATGTACTGGCTAACCAAAGACGAAGAAAGCAGCTGGCGACGGGCCGTTGTATCCTTTGATCTCAGAGATGAACGTCAAAAATTAATACGGTTGCCCGAGGTTATTTTTGCGGATCCTGCATTTGGTAATCCGTTATATCGGATCACGGAGATAGATTCCAAGGTGTCCGTGGCTGCTGTTCAAGCCAGAAGAGATTCTGGGCTTGCAGGGAGGCTGCATGTTTGGACACTTGACAACAAGGTGAAGCAAAGCTGGATCCTGAAGCATAGTATTGAGTTATCAGCACTTTACATTCTAAGACCGCATTTCATCTACGGGGATAAGATTGCCATGCATAGTGGTAACGATGGCATATACTGCCATGAATTGACTAGCCAGAAATTTACGATTGACGTAACCAAGTTGGCGAAGTTGTTAGATTTCAGCCCCCGCTGGATCGGGCATATGCAATCCTATATGTATGTGAAGTCACTTGTGCGGTTGGATGCATACAAGAAGGCCGGCATCGTGTGCACGCCAAGGCGAAAAGAGGGTTGGAGATTGAAGAAGTGGGAGGCGTGGGAACACGAACGCTCTGAGGTAGAGGAGCTGTGGAGAGCCGGCCATGGGATTCAGCAAAGGATGCAT GAACTGGCACGTATGATGGGCGTAGCCATCAGTCTGAACTTGCCTGCCCCGCCAGATCAG CAGGATAGCCCCCTCCGACGGCTTAATTGGGTGGAGCAGAGGCGGGTGGCGAACATGCTGAAATCTCATCTTGAGGGTTTGGATGCTCCATGGGCG GTCATAGCGCAGGCAGCGGACGCGGCCTGTGGTGAGAAAAAGAAGATGACCCTAGCGGCAGACCACGCAAAG AGAAAAGGAGAGGAGAGCGAGGCCGGCCCATCAAGGCCCAAGCGAAAGAGGAAGCCGAGCTCCAGATTCGATTCGTCGACGTGGACAACCTGA
- the LOC109746523 gene encoding putative F-box/LRR-repeat/kelch-repeat protein At1g11620 isoform X3, whose protein sequence is MAMKPTKKKRLTWLPQDIIELILVRLPVSNLLRCRVVCKQWDGIIRDPQFTMAHLRRARHRPLLFFQRGRASGKSFPSEAVLFDEAWSPSTRDVPVIDPDDFLCASCNGLVCLYSSNSTIKIANLATGESMHLAKPVKYAPQDQSSFYSFGFSPATNEYKIVHFLPGQKLHPAGASFSVIQVYTLGDDKWRDIRTLEVVSLYCVKQSGVVNVDGAMYWLTHDEESNWRRAVISFDLRDECLELIRLPEVDFADPAFANPFCYWITEIDSKVSVAAVQARRDSLLARKLHIWTLDNKVEKSWTQKYSIELPALSVLGPHFIYGDKIIMHSRNGGIYCHELTSQRFTIDATKLVKLLDFSPRSYENTQSYMCVKSLVRLDAYKKAGMVRTRKRKEGWKLKKWEAWEHDRSKIEELWRSGHRIQQRMHEMAHVIGAAISLNLPAPPDQNSPHRRLNWVEQRRVTDMLESHVDSLDAPWKVLVQAADAFSSESKKMTPAADQAKQRNEEESEAGPSRPKRKRKPSSRFDSSTWTT, encoded by the exons atggcgatgaagccAACAAAGAAGAAACGCCTCACCTGGTTGCCGCAAGATATCATCGAACTGATACTTGTGAGGCTTCCGGTGAGCAATCTACTGAGGTGCCGTGTTGTCTGCAAGCAGTGGGATGGCATCATCCGGGATCCGCAGTTCACCATGGCACACCTCAGGCGTGCGCGGCATCGCCCCCTTTTATTTTTTCAACGAGGCCGGGCTTCAGGCAAGTCCTTCCCTAGCGAAGCAGTCCTCTTTGATGAGGCCTGGTCGCCATCGACACGGGATGTGCCCGTGATTGATCCTGATGATTTCTTGTGCGCTTCGTGCAATGGCCTTGTTTGCTTGTACTCAAGTAACTCAACCATCAAGATAGCCAACCTCGCTACCGGTGAAAGTATGCACCTAGCCAAACCCGTCAAGTACGCGCCGCAAGATCAATCTTCGTTCTACAGCTTTGGTTTCAGCCCAGCTACAAATGAATACAAGATCGTGCACTTTCTTCCGGGCCAGAAGCTCCACCCTGCTGGTGCTTCCTTCAGTGTCATTCAAGTTTACACGCTAGGCGATGACAAGTGGAGGGACATCAGAACTCTAGAGGTTGTAAGCCTGTACTGTGTGAAACAAAGTGGAGTTGTCAATGTTGACGGAGCAATGTACTGGCTAACCCATGACGAAGAAAGCAACTGGCGACGGGCCGTTATATCCTTTGATCTCAGAGATGAATGTCTAGAATTAATACGGTTGCCCGAAGTTGATTTTGCGGATCCTGCATTTGCTAATCCGTTCTGTTACTGGATCACGGAGATAGATTCCAAGGTGTCTGTGGCTGCTGTTCAAGCCAGAAGAGATTCCTTGCTCGCAAGGAAGCTGCATATCTGGACACTTGACAACAAGGTAGAGAAAAGCTGGACCCAGAAGTATAGTATTGAGTTACCAGCACTTAGCGTTCTTGGACCGCATTTCATCTACGGGGATAAGATTATCATGCACAGTCGTAATGGTGGCATATATTGCCATGAATTAACAAGCCAGCGATTTACGATTGACGCAACCAAGTTGGTTAAGCTGTTAGATTTCAGCCCCCGCAGCTACGAGAATACGCAATCCTATATGTGTGTGAAGTCACTTGTTCGGTTGGATGCATACAAGAAGGCCGGTATGGTGCGCACGCGAAAGCGAAAAGAGGGTTGGAAATTGAAGAAGTGGGAGGCGTGGGAACATGACCGTTCTAAGATAGAGGAGCTGTGGAGATCAGGCCATCGGATTCAGCAAAGGATGCAT GAAATGGCACATGTGATCGGCGCAGCCATCAGTCTGAACTTGCCTGCCCCACCAGATCAG AATAGTCCCCACCGACGGCTTAATTGGGTGGAGCAGAGGCGGGTGACGGACATGCTGGAGTCTCATGTTGATAGTTTGGATGCTCCATGGAAG GTCTTAGTCCAGGCAGCTGACGCCTTCAGTAGTGAGAGCAAGAAGATGACCCCAGCGGCAGACCAGGCAAAG CAGAGAAATGAAGAGGAGAGTGAGGCTGGCCCATCAAGGCCCAAGCGGAAGAGGAAGCCCAGCTCCAGATTTGATTCGTCGACGTGGACAACCTGA
- the LOC109746523 gene encoding putative F-box/LRR-repeat/kelch-repeat protein At1g11620 isoform X1 yields the protein MAMKPTKKKRLTWLPQDIIELILVRLPVSNLLRCRVVCKQWDGIIRDPQFTMAHLRRARHRPLLFFQRGRASGKSFPSEAVLFDEAWSPSTRDVPVIDPDDFLCASCNGLVCLYSSNSTIKIANLATGESMHLAKPVKYAPQDQSSFYSFGFSPATNEYKIVHFLPGQKLHPAGASFSVIQVYTLGDDKWRDIRTLEVVSLYCVKQSGVVNVDGAMYWLTHDEESNWRRAVISFDLRDECLELIRLPEVDFADPAFANPFCYWITEIDSKVSVAAVQARRDSLLARKLHIWTLDNKVEKSWTQKYSIELPALSVLGPHFIYGDKIIMHSRNGGIYCHELTSQRFTIDATKLVKLLDFSPRSYENTQSYMCVKSLVRLDAYKKAGMVRTRKRKEGWKLKKWEAWEHDRSKIEELWRSGHRIQQRMHEMAHVIGAAISLNLPAPPDQQNSPHRRLNWVEQRRVTDMLESHVDSLDAPWKVLVQAADAFSSESKKMTPAADQAKQRNEEESEAGPSRPKRKRKPSSRFDSSTWTT from the exons atggcgatgaagccAACAAAGAAGAAACGCCTCACCTGGTTGCCGCAAGATATCATCGAACTGATACTTGTGAGGCTTCCGGTGAGCAATCTACTGAGGTGCCGTGTTGTCTGCAAGCAGTGGGATGGCATCATCCGGGATCCGCAGTTCACCATGGCACACCTCAGGCGTGCGCGGCATCGCCCCCTTTTATTTTTTCAACGAGGCCGGGCTTCAGGCAAGTCCTTCCCTAGCGAAGCAGTCCTCTTTGATGAGGCCTGGTCGCCATCGACACGGGATGTGCCCGTGATTGATCCTGATGATTTCTTGTGCGCTTCGTGCAATGGCCTTGTTTGCTTGTACTCAAGTAACTCAACCATCAAGATAGCCAACCTCGCTACCGGTGAAAGTATGCACCTAGCCAAACCCGTCAAGTACGCGCCGCAAGATCAATCTTCGTTCTACAGCTTTGGTTTCAGCCCAGCTACAAATGAATACAAGATCGTGCACTTTCTTCCGGGCCAGAAGCTCCACCCTGCTGGTGCTTCCTTCAGTGTCATTCAAGTTTACACGCTAGGCGATGACAAGTGGAGGGACATCAGAACTCTAGAGGTTGTAAGCCTGTACTGTGTGAAACAAAGTGGAGTTGTCAATGTTGACGGAGCAATGTACTGGCTAACCCATGACGAAGAAAGCAACTGGCGACGGGCCGTTATATCCTTTGATCTCAGAGATGAATGTCTAGAATTAATACGGTTGCCCGAAGTTGATTTTGCGGATCCTGCATTTGCTAATCCGTTCTGTTACTGGATCACGGAGATAGATTCCAAGGTGTCTGTGGCTGCTGTTCAAGCCAGAAGAGATTCCTTGCTCGCAAGGAAGCTGCATATCTGGACACTTGACAACAAGGTAGAGAAAAGCTGGACCCAGAAGTATAGTATTGAGTTACCAGCACTTAGCGTTCTTGGACCGCATTTCATCTACGGGGATAAGATTATCATGCACAGTCGTAATGGTGGCATATATTGCCATGAATTAACAAGCCAGCGATTTACGATTGACGCAACCAAGTTGGTTAAGCTGTTAGATTTCAGCCCCCGCAGCTACGAGAATACGCAATCCTATATGTGTGTGAAGTCACTTGTTCGGTTGGATGCATACAAGAAGGCCGGTATGGTGCGCACGCGAAAGCGAAAAGAGGGTTGGAAATTGAAGAAGTGGGAGGCGTGGGAACATGACCGTTCTAAGATAGAGGAGCTGTGGAGATCAGGCCATCGGATTCAGCAAAGGATGCAT GAAATGGCACATGTGATCGGCGCAGCCATCAGTCTGAACTTGCCTGCCCCACCAGATCAG CAGAATAGTCCCCACCGACGGCTTAATTGGGTGGAGCAGAGGCGGGTGACGGACATGCTGGAGTCTCATGTTGATAGTTTGGATGCTCCATGGAAG GTCTTAGTCCAGGCAGCTGACGCCTTCAGTAGTGAGAGCAAGAAGATGACCCCAGCGGCAGACCAGGCAAAG CAGAGAAATGAAGAGGAGAGTGAGGCTGGCCCATCAAGGCCCAAGCGGAAGAGGAAGCCCAGCTCCAGATTTGATTCGTCGACGTGGACAACCTGA
- the LOC109746516 gene encoding putative F-box only protein 9 isoform X3 — protein MAMQPTKKKRVASLPQDIIELVLVRLPVSNLLRCRVVCKQWDGIIRDPQFTMAHLRHAQPRPLLFFQRGETYGKSFPSEAVLFDEAWLPSTRGVPVIEPDDFMCASCNGLVCLYSDKSTIKIANLATGESMHLAKPVKYKHSMDDHSSFYSFGFSPATNEYKVLHFLPGEERHHVGGSFSVIQVYTLGDEKWRDVRTEQALSLFCVKQTGVVNADGAMYWLTKDEESSWRRAVVSFDLRDERQKLIRLPEVIFADPAFGNPLYRITEIDSKVSVAAVQARRDSGLAGRLHVWTLDNKVKQSWILKHSIELSALYILRPHFIYGDKIAMHSGNDGIYCHELTSQKFTIDVTKLAKLLDFSPRWIGHMQSYMYVKSLVRLDAYKKAGIVCTPRRKEGWRLKKWEAWEHERSEVEELWRAGHGIQQRMHELARMMGVAISLNLPAPPDQDSPLRRLNWVEQRRVANMLKSHLEGLDAPWAVIAQAADAACGEKKKMTLAADHAKQRKGEESEAGPSRPKRKRKPSSRFDSSTWTT, from the exons ATGGCAATGCAGCCAACAAAGAAGAAACGCGTGGCCAGCTTGCCGCAAGATATCATCGAACTGGTACTTGTGAGGCTTCCGGTGAGCAATCTGCTGCGGTGCCGTGTTGTCTGCAAGCAGTGGGATGGCATCATCCGGGATCCGCAGTTCACCATGGCACACCTCAGGCACGCGCAGCCTCGCCCCCTTTTATTTTTCCAACGAGGCGAGACTTATGGCAAGTCCTTCCCTAGCGAAGCGGTCCTCTTTGATGAGGCCTGGTTGCCGTCGACACGGGGTGTGCCGGTGATTGAGCCTGATGATTTCATGTGTGCTTCGTGCAATGGTCTTGTTTGCTTGTACTCGGATAAATCAACCATCAAGATAGCCAACCTCGCCACCGGTGAAAGTATGCACCTCGCCAAACCCGTCAAGTACAAGCACTCCATGGATGATCACTCTTCGTTCTACAGCTTTGGTTTCAGCCCAGCTACAAATGAATACAAGGTCTTGCACTTTCTTCCGGGCGAGGAGCGCCACCATGTTGGTGGTTCCTTCAGTGTCATTCAAGTTTACACACTGGGCGATGAGAAGTGGAGGGACGTCAGAACTGAACAAGCTCTGAGCTTGTTCTGTGTGAAACAAACTGGGGTCGTCAACGCTGATGGAGCAATGTACTGGCTAACCAAAGACGAAGAAAGCAGCTGGCGACGGGCCGTTGTATCCTTTGATCTCAGAGATGAACGTCAAAAATTAATACGGTTGCCCGAGGTTATTTTTGCGGATCCTGCATTTGGTAATCCGTTATATCGGATCACGGAGATAGATTCCAAGGTGTCCGTGGCTGCTGTTCAAGCCAGAAGAGATTCTGGGCTTGCAGGGAGGCTGCATGTTTGGACACTTGACAACAAGGTGAAGCAAAGCTGGATCCTGAAGCATAGTATTGAGTTATCAGCACTTTACATTCTAAGACCGCATTTCATCTACGGGGATAAGATTGCCATGCATAGTGGTAACGATGGCATATACTGCCATGAATTGACTAGCCAGAAATTTACGATTGACGTAACCAAGTTGGCGAAGTTGTTAGATTTCAGCCCCCGCTGGATCGGGCATATGCAATCCTATATGTATGTGAAGTCACTTGTGCGGTTGGATGCATACAAGAAGGCCGGCATCGTGTGCACGCCAAGGCGAAAAGAGGGTTGGAGATTGAAGAAGTGGGAGGCGTGGGAACACGAACGCTCTGAGGTAGAGGAGCTGTGGAGAGCCGGCCATGGGATTCAGCAAAGGATGCAT GAACTGGCACGTATGATGGGCGTAGCCATCAGTCTGAACTTGCCTGCCCCGCCAGATCAG GATAGCCCCCTCCGACGGCTTAATTGGGTGGAGCAGAGGCGGGTGGCGAACATGCTGAAATCTCATCTTGAGGGTTTGGATGCTCCATGGGCG GTCATAGCGCAGGCAGCGGACGCGGCCTGTGGTGAGAAAAAGAAGATGACCCTAGCGGCAGACCACGCAAAG CAGAGAAAAGGAGAGGAGAGCGAGGCCGGCCCATCAAGGCCCAAGCGAAAGAGGAAGCCGAGCTCCAGATTCGATTCGTCGACGTGGACAACCTGA
- the LOC109746523 gene encoding putative F-box/LRR-repeat/kelch-repeat protein At1g11620 isoform X2 produces the protein MAMKPTKKKRLTWLPQDIIELILVRLPVSNLLRCRVVCKQWDGIIRDPQFTMAHLRRARHRPLLFFQRGRASGKSFPSEAVLFDEAWSPSTRDVPVIDPDDFLCASCNGLVCLYSSNSTIKIANLATGESMHLAKPVKYAPQDQSSFYSFGFSPATNEYKIVHFLPGQKLHPAGASFSVIQVYTLGDDKWRDIRTLEVVSLYCVKQSGVVNVDGAMYWLTHDEESNWRRAVISFDLRDECLELIRLPEVDFADPAFANPFCYWITEIDSKVSVAAVQARRDSLLARKLHIWTLDNKVEKSWTQKYSIELPALSVLGPHFIYGDKIIMHSRNGGIYCHELTSQRFTIDATKLVKLLDFSPRSYENTQSYMCVKSLVRLDAYKKAGMVRTRKRKEGWKLKKWEAWEHDRSKIEELWRSGHRIQQRMHEMAHVIGAAISLNLPAPPDQQNSPHRRLNWVEQRRVTDMLESHVDSLDAPWKVLVQAADAFSSESKKMTPAADQAKRNEEESEAGPSRPKRKRKPSSRFDSSTWTT, from the exons atggcgatgaagccAACAAAGAAGAAACGCCTCACCTGGTTGCCGCAAGATATCATCGAACTGATACTTGTGAGGCTTCCGGTGAGCAATCTACTGAGGTGCCGTGTTGTCTGCAAGCAGTGGGATGGCATCATCCGGGATCCGCAGTTCACCATGGCACACCTCAGGCGTGCGCGGCATCGCCCCCTTTTATTTTTTCAACGAGGCCGGGCTTCAGGCAAGTCCTTCCCTAGCGAAGCAGTCCTCTTTGATGAGGCCTGGTCGCCATCGACACGGGATGTGCCCGTGATTGATCCTGATGATTTCTTGTGCGCTTCGTGCAATGGCCTTGTTTGCTTGTACTCAAGTAACTCAACCATCAAGATAGCCAACCTCGCTACCGGTGAAAGTATGCACCTAGCCAAACCCGTCAAGTACGCGCCGCAAGATCAATCTTCGTTCTACAGCTTTGGTTTCAGCCCAGCTACAAATGAATACAAGATCGTGCACTTTCTTCCGGGCCAGAAGCTCCACCCTGCTGGTGCTTCCTTCAGTGTCATTCAAGTTTACACGCTAGGCGATGACAAGTGGAGGGACATCAGAACTCTAGAGGTTGTAAGCCTGTACTGTGTGAAACAAAGTGGAGTTGTCAATGTTGACGGAGCAATGTACTGGCTAACCCATGACGAAGAAAGCAACTGGCGACGGGCCGTTATATCCTTTGATCTCAGAGATGAATGTCTAGAATTAATACGGTTGCCCGAAGTTGATTTTGCGGATCCTGCATTTGCTAATCCGTTCTGTTACTGGATCACGGAGATAGATTCCAAGGTGTCTGTGGCTGCTGTTCAAGCCAGAAGAGATTCCTTGCTCGCAAGGAAGCTGCATATCTGGACACTTGACAACAAGGTAGAGAAAAGCTGGACCCAGAAGTATAGTATTGAGTTACCAGCACTTAGCGTTCTTGGACCGCATTTCATCTACGGGGATAAGATTATCATGCACAGTCGTAATGGTGGCATATATTGCCATGAATTAACAAGCCAGCGATTTACGATTGACGCAACCAAGTTGGTTAAGCTGTTAGATTTCAGCCCCCGCAGCTACGAGAATACGCAATCCTATATGTGTGTGAAGTCACTTGTTCGGTTGGATGCATACAAGAAGGCCGGTATGGTGCGCACGCGAAAGCGAAAAGAGGGTTGGAAATTGAAGAAGTGGGAGGCGTGGGAACATGACCGTTCTAAGATAGAGGAGCTGTGGAGATCAGGCCATCGGATTCAGCAAAGGATGCAT GAAATGGCACATGTGATCGGCGCAGCCATCAGTCTGAACTTGCCTGCCCCACCAGATCAG CAGAATAGTCCCCACCGACGGCTTAATTGGGTGGAGCAGAGGCGGGTGACGGACATGCTGGAGTCTCATGTTGATAGTTTGGATGCTCCATGGAAG GTCTTAGTCCAGGCAGCTGACGCCTTCAGTAGTGAGAGCAAGAAGATGACCCCAGCGGCAGACCAGGCAAAG AGAAATGAAGAGGAGAGTGAGGCTGGCCCATCAAGGCCCAAGCGGAAGAGGAAGCCCAGCTCCAGATTTGATTCGTCGACGTGGACAACCTGA
- the LOC109746516 gene encoding putative F-box only protein 9 isoform X1: protein MAMQPTKKKRVASLPQDIIELVLVRLPVSNLLRCRVVCKQWDGIIRDPQFTMAHLRHAQPRPLLFFQRGETYGKSFPSEAVLFDEAWLPSTRGVPVIEPDDFMCASCNGLVCLYSDKSTIKIANLATGESMHLAKPVKYKHSMDDHSSFYSFGFSPATNEYKVLHFLPGEERHHVGGSFSVIQVYTLGDEKWRDVRTEQALSLFCVKQTGVVNADGAMYWLTKDEESSWRRAVVSFDLRDERQKLIRLPEVIFADPAFGNPLYRITEIDSKVSVAAVQARRDSGLAGRLHVWTLDNKVKQSWILKHSIELSALYILRPHFIYGDKIAMHSGNDGIYCHELTSQKFTIDVTKLAKLLDFSPRWIGHMQSYMYVKSLVRLDAYKKAGIVCTPRRKEGWRLKKWEAWEHERSEVEELWRAGHGIQQRMHELARMMGVAISLNLPAPPDQQDSPLRRLNWVEQRRVANMLKSHLEGLDAPWAVIAQAADAACGEKKKMTLAADHAKQRKGEESEAGPSRPKRKRKPSSRFDSSTWTT, encoded by the exons ATGGCAATGCAGCCAACAAAGAAGAAACGCGTGGCCAGCTTGCCGCAAGATATCATCGAACTGGTACTTGTGAGGCTTCCGGTGAGCAATCTGCTGCGGTGCCGTGTTGTCTGCAAGCAGTGGGATGGCATCATCCGGGATCCGCAGTTCACCATGGCACACCTCAGGCACGCGCAGCCTCGCCCCCTTTTATTTTTCCAACGAGGCGAGACTTATGGCAAGTCCTTCCCTAGCGAAGCGGTCCTCTTTGATGAGGCCTGGTTGCCGTCGACACGGGGTGTGCCGGTGATTGAGCCTGATGATTTCATGTGTGCTTCGTGCAATGGTCTTGTTTGCTTGTACTCGGATAAATCAACCATCAAGATAGCCAACCTCGCCACCGGTGAAAGTATGCACCTCGCCAAACCCGTCAAGTACAAGCACTCCATGGATGATCACTCTTCGTTCTACAGCTTTGGTTTCAGCCCAGCTACAAATGAATACAAGGTCTTGCACTTTCTTCCGGGCGAGGAGCGCCACCATGTTGGTGGTTCCTTCAGTGTCATTCAAGTTTACACACTGGGCGATGAGAAGTGGAGGGACGTCAGAACTGAACAAGCTCTGAGCTTGTTCTGTGTGAAACAAACTGGGGTCGTCAACGCTGATGGAGCAATGTACTGGCTAACCAAAGACGAAGAAAGCAGCTGGCGACGGGCCGTTGTATCCTTTGATCTCAGAGATGAACGTCAAAAATTAATACGGTTGCCCGAGGTTATTTTTGCGGATCCTGCATTTGGTAATCCGTTATATCGGATCACGGAGATAGATTCCAAGGTGTCCGTGGCTGCTGTTCAAGCCAGAAGAGATTCTGGGCTTGCAGGGAGGCTGCATGTTTGGACACTTGACAACAAGGTGAAGCAAAGCTGGATCCTGAAGCATAGTATTGAGTTATCAGCACTTTACATTCTAAGACCGCATTTCATCTACGGGGATAAGATTGCCATGCATAGTGGTAACGATGGCATATACTGCCATGAATTGACTAGCCAGAAATTTACGATTGACGTAACCAAGTTGGCGAAGTTGTTAGATTTCAGCCCCCGCTGGATCGGGCATATGCAATCCTATATGTATGTGAAGTCACTTGTGCGGTTGGATGCATACAAGAAGGCCGGCATCGTGTGCACGCCAAGGCGAAAAGAGGGTTGGAGATTGAAGAAGTGGGAGGCGTGGGAACACGAACGCTCTGAGGTAGAGGAGCTGTGGAGAGCCGGCCATGGGATTCAGCAAAGGATGCAT GAACTGGCACGTATGATGGGCGTAGCCATCAGTCTGAACTTGCCTGCCCCGCCAGATCAG CAGGATAGCCCCCTCCGACGGCTTAATTGGGTGGAGCAGAGGCGGGTGGCGAACATGCTGAAATCTCATCTTGAGGGTTTGGATGCTCCATGGGCG GTCATAGCGCAGGCAGCGGACGCGGCCTGTGGTGAGAAAAAGAAGATGACCCTAGCGGCAGACCACGCAAAG CAGAGAAAAGGAGAGGAGAGCGAGGCCGGCCCATCAAGGCCCAAGCGAAAGAGGAAGCCGAGCTCCAGATTCGATTCGTCGACGTGGACAACCTGA